In one Nicotiana sylvestris chromosome 8, ASM39365v2, whole genome shotgun sequence genomic region, the following are encoded:
- the LOC138876363 gene encoding uncharacterized protein, with amino-acid sequence MRFNFTTIYGLHTIGDRRGLWHELRLIQKDQAGPWLAMRDFNTVLNIEDRINGNQIHESEVKDFKNFMNDYHMAELRSIGAKYTWSNNSVSIKIDRGVSNTEWMLKYPHFDIIIMAPCFSDHSPLAIRLEDHQKKTYRPFRFFNVIAE; translated from the coding sequence ATGAGATTTAACTTCACAACTATCTATGGTCTGCATACAATTGGTGATAGGAGAGGTCTATGGCATGAACTAAGGCTAATTCAAAAAGATCAAGCAGGACCATGGCTAGCAATGAGAGACTTTAATACAGTGTTGAATATAGAGGATAGAATAAATGGCAACCAGATACATGAATCTGAGGTTAAAGATTTTAAAAACTTTATGAATGATTATCATATGGCAGAGCTGAGAAGTATAGGGGCAAAGTACACATGGTCGAATAACTCAGTTAGCATTAAGATAGATAGAGGAGTGTCAAATACAGAATGGATGctcaaatatccacattttgatatTATAATCATGGCGCCTTGCTTTTCTGACCATAGTCCATTAGCTATTAGATTGGAGGATCACCAGAAGAAGACATATAGACCATTTAGATTTTTCAATGTCATAGCAGAATGA
- the LOC104216018 gene encoding probable WRKY transcription factor 29, giving the protein MMDWGLQAVVIGSSTCNDIQYGANYIDQKSYFSPLDFQESEYLAFSDMKTEGLSDELEELYKPFYPVVGQNTLMASSVSFPKEPKEEQKGENEQQSFALVAAPAYVPKYKRRKNEQKRVVFQLKAEDLSSDKWAWRKYGQKPIKGSPYPRSYYRCSSSKGCLARKQVEQSCTEIGTFIVTYTAEHSHSQPTRRNSLAGTIKTKFPTSNNSNKNGSPKMEKEKISSTHGSTSDLVLSKATLLNIESNIHESQFPEKEFPEIEINQENNMFEGSDENECVSIEDMFDGDFFAGLEDIHDGFSSSFGCNSTFPFSS; this is encoded by the exons ATGATGGATTGGGGTCTACAAGCTGTTGTTATAGGATCATCAACCTGTAATGATATCCAATATGGAGCAAATTATATTGATCAAAAATCTTATTTTTCTCCTTTGGATTTTCAAGAAAGTGAATATTTAGCTTTTTCTGATATGAAAACGGAGGGTTTGAGTGATGAACTAGAAGAGCTTTACAAGCCATTTTACCCAGTTGTTGGACAAAATACGTTAATGGCTTCTTCTGTTTCATTTCCTAAAGAACCTAAAGAAGAGCAGAAAGGAGAAAATGAGCAGCAATCTTTTGCTCTTGTGGCTGCTCCTGCATATGTGCCAAAATACAAAAGAAG GAAAAATGAACAGAAGAGAGTGGTGTTTCAGTTAAAAGCAGAAGATCTTTCTTCTGATAAATGGGCGTGGCGAAAATATGGCCAAAAACCCATCAAAGGCTCCCCTTATCCAAG GAGTTATTATAGGTGCAGCAGCTCAAAGGGATGTTTAGCAAGGAAACAAGTAGAACAAAGTTGCACTGAAATTGGGACTTTTATTGTGACATACACAGCTGAACACAGCCATAGTCAGCCAACTCGTAGAAATTCTCTTGCTGGTACAATCAAAACCAAATTTCCAACCTCAAACAACTCCAATAAAAATGGAAGtccaaaaatggaaaaagaaaaaatttcaagTACCCATGGTTCAACATCAGATTTAGTTTTATCCAAAGCAACCCTTTTGAATATTGAATCCAATATTCATGAATCACAATTTCCAGAAAAAGAATTTCCGGAAATAGAAATAAATCAAGAGAATAATATGTTTGAAGGAAGTGATGAGAATGAATGTGTTTCAATTGAAGATATGTTTGATGGAGATTTCTTTGCCGGTTTAGAAGATATTCATGACGGATTTAGTTCTTCGTTTGGATGTAATTCAACATTTCCCTTTTCTAGTTGA